A window of Roseobacter fucihabitans genomic DNA:
GTGACCGAAGATCTGGCGACCGAGCGTTCCGCCTTTCACGAGCAGGCAGCCTGGATGTTGAGAGCGCTCGCGACCGAATGAGACCAAGGTCCGGCGCAAATTTGTTGCGCCGGGCCATTTTTACTTCAGCGTCGCGGTCGAGGCAAAGAACATGGCCTGGCTGACCGCGGAGAGTATCTGAGCCTCTTGGAAAGGTTTGGAGATCAGGAAAGCAGGTTCCGGCCGGTCGCCCGTCAACAAGCGCTCCGGGAACGCAGTGATGAAGATCACGGGCACATCCATGAGTTCCAGCAGATCATTGACCGCATCAATACCAGAGGAGTTGTCCGCCAATTGAATATCAGCGAGGATCAGATCGGGACTATGTTCTTTGCCAAGAGCAAGCGCTTCGGTGTGGGTCCGCGCAACACCCGTAACTTCGTGCCCGAGACTGGTGACAATGGCTTGAATATCGGCTGCAATAATGGGTTCATCTTCGATGATCATGACCCGGCCCGTTACACTGCTTGCCAGCTCGGTATTGGCTGTCGCGATCAGGTGGCGGACCTTCTTGACGTCGATTTGCATGATCTTCGCTATGTTGACCGGGGTGAACTCTTCGATCGTGCGCAACAGCAGCGCCTCGCGCGAATTGGCGGTGAGTTTGGCAAGTAATCCGTGCGCGCGGCTACGCACGGTGTCTTCGGGATCTGTCAGTGCCTGGCCACTGGTGGACCAGATTGAGTGAAAACACTTGAATAGGTTCACCTTCATTGGGTCGTCATTCTCAAATGGCGATCTGTCTTTCAGAATGGCTTCGAGCGTGGCAACGGTGTACTGATCGCCGCGCGATTGAGAGCCAGTCAACGCTCTTGCATACCTGCGAAGATACGGAAGCTCGGCGGCCAGTAATTCGGAAAAGCTCGCCTGCGCGGTGGTGTCGCTCATTTTTTTTGACCTTTTTGTAGTTTTCGTGGAACCAACCGCTCGTGAGCTCAGTTGGTTCCGGTCAAGCAGGTATTTTTTTCGAGATGAGGCGCGGGACACAGATGGCAAGCAAGCAAGACACTGGAAAATCAAAAAGAGACGAATTTATTGATCAAAACCTGAAGAAGGTTTTTTCCGAACTCGAAACTGATGACATGCCGGATCAGATCATGGATTTGCTGTCGGTCCTGCGCGCGCAGGACGAAGAGTTGAAGGCCAAGAAATGAGTGATCTGGATCCAAGGGATGAGCTGGTGACCCATTTGCCGGCCTTGCGGGCTTTTGCCCTGAGTCTGACGCGCAATCGCGCAACGGCCGATGACATGATGCAGGACACGGTGCTCAAGGCGTGGTCGAACATGGATAAATTCCAACGCGGCACCAACATGCGCGCATGGCTGTTCACAATCCTGCGAAATAACTTCTATTCGTCCCGCCGCAAACTAAACCGCGAAGTGGCAGACATAGACAACGTCTTTGCCGAGACACTGTCGGTCAAGCCCGACCATGACGGCCGTATGCAGATGGCCGACTTCAAGCACGCACTGAACCAATTGCCGGATGAGCAGCGCGAAGCGTTGGTCCTCGTGGGAGCATCGGGTTTTGCCTATGAAGAGGCCGCAGAGATGTGCGGAGTTGCAACTGGTACGATCAAAAGCCGGGTGAACCGCGCCCGCGCAAAGCTGACGGAGTTGCTGCACCTTGATGACGACGAGGCGCTGGAATTGACCGATAGTGCAACGATGGCCGTGGTCGGAAATCCTGGGCTGCCGGCGTGAAGCAAGGGCACTGGTACAACAGTCTGAGGGTGCTGATTGTCGCCCTCATGACGCTTGCGCTGTTTCCATTGGGGGCGGTCGCGATTTACCAGACCAACCGGGTCGCAGCTGAGGCTGAGCAGAATGCCCGACTTGCGCTGCTTGCGATCACCGGCGACGCCGCCAAAGTCGAAGAACTCTTGATCGAGCGCGCATTTGGCGCTGCCCGTGTCTTGGCCGCCACGGCCGAAAATTACATCAGTGCCCCTTCAAAGTGCACACGGGATTTTGCCCGATTTGTCGAAAACGATCCGCGCTACAGCTTTATCGGCATTTTGCCGGTATCGGGTCTGATGATATGTTCCTCGTCCGGAGCTGAATACGACTTTTCTGAATTTCCGGGGTTCGCGCAGAGGATGAAAGACCAAGTCCCGGCCATCGAAGTGAATACGAGTGCGCCACTAAGCGGGACGTCGGTTTTCATTGTGTCCGAACCCTTCGAAGTTGCTGGCGCGTTTGCCGGCTTCGTTTCGATCTCGATTCCGCATGCTGGTTTGCCTGATACGCCGGACAGCCTGAAGGATCTTGGCTTGGAAGAGTTGATGACCCTCAACAGCGATGGGCAGGTTCTTACGGCCAGATCAGATATGGACACCGCGCTTGCGGAATTGCCCTCCGAAGAGGAGATTACAAGTCTATTGATTTCCGGCAACACGGCATTTCAAAGCCAGAACCAACTGGGCGAGAGCCGTAGATACACCGTCGTACCGATCCAAGGCAGCCCTGTAACCGTACTGGGCGTATGGCGGACAGGCGACGGTTTGGCGCGGCAAGTGGCCGGGGTCGTGCGCCCATGGCTTTTTCCTGTTCTGATGTGGTTTGCCAGCATGTGTGTTGCGATGCTGTCGATGTACATGCTTGTGTTGCGCCACCTGACCAAGCTGCGTGAGCGCATGGGTGACTTTGCCGACAACCGCGATGTCCAAATTGGGAAAGACCTTGGGCCGGTGCCAAATGAATTGGCGGAACTGTACGGTCATTTTGATAGCATGACAGACACAGTGCTGCGTGAGGAAGCCGCGCTAGAAGATAGCTTGCGTGAAAAAAATGTGCTGATCAAAGAAGTGCATCACCGGGTTAAAAACAACCTGCAACTGATCTCTTCGATCATGAATATGCAAATCCGCACGGCTGAGCACGATGAGACGAGAACGGTTTTGTCCCGCCTGCAAGACCGGGTGCTAAGCCTCGCCACCATCCACCGTGACTTATACCAATCACAGCACGGGGGCATGGTAAACGTTGGCTCGCTTGTGTCCCAAGTCATTGAAAACTCGCTTGAGGTTGCCGTTTCCTCTCAAGAGGACATTGATGTTGAGACAGAAATCGATCCGATCTTACTCTACCCAGATCAGGCCGTGCCGCTGTCGCTTTTGGTGGCAGAGGGGGTCACCAACGCGATGAAGTATCTGGGAAGTGCAGAGGGTCAGAAGCCATCGATATCTCTGATGCTCAAGCAATCGGGTGATGACTGCGCACTGAGAATATCAAACACCGTCAGAACATCAAAAACAGTTGAAAGCACGGGCCTCGGAGCGCAGTTGATGAATGCGTTTGCAATTCAGCTTGGCGGCAAAATGGAGACCGAAGATTTGACAGATCAATTCACAATGTCGGTCGCATTCAAGATCGTCGATTTTGTGCCTGATGCTCGGGACTTCTGATGCAACATGGCCCTGCGCGGCCGTGTTGCACAGATCAGAGTCAACTCGGAACGCGCCCTAGCTGAGATAGAATTCAGGCGGTGCGTTCGAAACGTGACCGACCAGGTTCGGTCATTCGATCATTCGGTTTAGAACCTGCACACCAATCACCTCCGACACACGCGGGCAGCGGCGCAAAACGGGCGCGCAGGGCTCATCAGCGGCCGGTGCGTCCTGACCTTCGTCGATCATCGCGTCATCGTCTTCGGCCACGGCGACCAGCAGGTCTTCGAGCGCCGGTTCCAGCTGCTTGATCTTCTCTGAGGATTTGCCAAAAGCCAGTTTCTGGAGTTTGGCGATCCGCAGCCGAAGGGCCTGAACCGGTTGATCGTGGACCCGCAAGGTCGCTGTGATCCTGG
This region includes:
- a CDS encoding response regulator, whose translation is MSDTTAQASFSELLAAELPYLRRYARALTGSQSRGDQYTVATLEAILKDRSPFENDDPMKVNLFKCFHSIWSTSGQALTDPEDTVRSRAHGLLAKLTANSREALLLRTIEEFTPVNIAKIMQIDVKKVRHLIATANTELASSVTGRVMIIEDEPIIAADIQAIVTSLGHEVTGVARTHTEALALGKEHSPDLILADIQLADNSSGIDAVNDLLELMDVPVIFITAFPERLLTGDRPEPAFLISKPFQEAQILSAVSQAMFFASTATLK
- a CDS encoding NepR family anti-sigma factor — encoded protein: MASKQDTGKSKRDEFIDQNLKKVFSELETDDMPDQIMDLLSVLRAQDEELKAKK
- a CDS encoding RNA polymerase sigma factor → MSDLDPRDELVTHLPALRAFALSLTRNRATADDMMQDTVLKAWSNMDKFQRGTNMRAWLFTILRNNFYSSRRKLNREVADIDNVFAETLSVKPDHDGRMQMADFKHALNQLPDEQREALVLVGASGFAYEEAAEMCGVATGTIKSRVNRARAKLTELLHLDDDEALELTDSATMAVVGNPGLPA
- a CDS encoding sensor histidine kinase, with product MTLALFPLGAVAIYQTNRVAAEAEQNARLALLAITGDAAKVEELLIERAFGAARVLAATAENYISAPSKCTRDFARFVENDPRYSFIGILPVSGLMICSSSGAEYDFSEFPGFAQRMKDQVPAIEVNTSAPLSGTSVFIVSEPFEVAGAFAGFVSISIPHAGLPDTPDSLKDLGLEELMTLNSDGQVLTARSDMDTALAELPSEEEITSLLISGNTAFQSQNQLGESRRYTVVPIQGSPVTVLGVWRTGDGLARQVAGVVRPWLFPVLMWFASMCVAMLSMYMLVLRHLTKLRERMGDFADNRDVQIGKDLGPVPNELAELYGHFDSMTDTVLREEAALEDSLREKNVLIKEVHHRVKNNLQLISSIMNMQIRTAEHDETRTVLSRLQDRVLSLATIHRDLYQSQHGGMVNVGSLVSQVIENSLEVAVSSQEDIDVETEIDPILLYPDQAVPLSLLVAEGVTNAMKYLGSAEGQKPSISLMLKQSGDDCALRISNTVRTSKTVESTGLGAQLMNAFAIQLGGKMETEDLTDQFTMSVAFKIVDFVPDARDF